A single Primulina eburnea isolate SZY01 chromosome 11, ASM2296580v1, whole genome shotgun sequence DNA region contains:
- the LOC140804957 gene encoding uncharacterized protein: MASSPAKKFSLLLLITLLSYTRTQARANQLFRKVSAEAIPDQELPLNYNNQQEEPNFIQRENENGYGLYGHESGQLPPSTTGTSLLNTESEAPLHRHLPKNYNPEAYVTEPEGYTSDSNQNTYTNKFKNYYRDAEKSYNNQQEDEETTSEPEQYRYNHNYQYYGGSSFNSEPQGLRDNRLSGRDPAQDSRENYFYNGGADSGFQPQGMSDTRSLENGKYFYDINTENYNNNHPYAVLNKANNEYYSERSYYGASENSIREPHHNQYEFQDEGNIP; this comes from the coding sequence ATGGCTTCCTCTCCGGCGAAGAAATTTTCCCTTCTTCTGCTCATTACCCTCTTATCGTATACACGAACTCAGGCGAGAGCCAACCAATTATTCAGAAAAGTCTCCGCCGAAGCTATTCCAGATCAAGAACTACCTCTGAATTATAACAATCAACAAGAAGAACCCAATTTCATCCAGCGGGAAAACGAAAATGGCTACGGCCTTTACGGCCATGAGTCCGGACAACTCCCTCCTTCCACCACCGGAACCTCCTTACTCAACACTGAATCCGAAGCTCCCCTCCACAGGCACCTCCCTAAAAACTACAACCCTGAGGCATACGTCACAGAACCGGAAGGATACACAAGTGACAGCAACCAAAATACCTACACCAACAAATTTAAAAACTACTACCGCGACGCCGAAAAAAGCTACAACAACCAGCAGGAAGACGAAGAGACGACGAGTGAACCGGAACAGTATAGATATAACCATAACTATCAGTACTACGGTGGAAGCAGTTTCAACAGCGAACCACAGGGGCTGAGGGACAACAGGTTATCGGGCCGCGACCCCGCTCAGGACAGCCGTGAGAACTACTTCTACAACGGCGGCGCAGATAGCGGATTCCAGCCACAAGGAATGAGTGACACAAGATCCCTGGAAAATGGGAAATATTTCTACGATATCAACACCGAAAACTACAACAACAACCACCCGTATGCAGTCTTGAACAAGGCGAACAATGAGTACTACAGTGAAAGGAGTTATTATGGAGCCAGTGAAAACTCCATACGAGAACCACATCATAACCAGTATGAGTTTCAAGATGAAGGGAACATTCCTTGA